From Triticum aestivum cultivar Chinese Spring chromosome 7B, IWGSC CS RefSeq v2.1, whole genome shotgun sequence:
GTTTTCCAgcagtagctagctagctagtggcgAGACCTTTCATGCGAGAGAATTACACCGACACGGCCTGGTTTCCTTCTGCACTTTGGCGAGGGAGATGCAGAGGTTACTTATGCGTGATCTGGAGTGCGACCTAACAGTGTTCCACATGGCTTCATAAGTCTCTAGGTAAGGAACATAGATGAGGACCTTCTTCGAGAGCGAATTGAGAAGACAGGTAAGGATCCATTGATCTATGCCCATCCGGGAAGTGCACAACGGATTGGGCATCACCAAAGTCTTGCCATCTATGTGTGTGGACGAGATGATTTTCTCTGGTTCATGAAGGCTCCCATCAAGATAGTCATAAAGGCCAGGCACATGGATTTGAGGGAGGACAAGGGCCTTCCATGGGAGGAAATTACCATTGGTAAGTTTCTTGGAAACTTGATTGTAGAAAAGGGAAGACGACATTGTTGATATATTAGAAAGGTAGACGTGGTATGGAAGGTTGGTGTTGATTACCATGTGAATTTGTGAAGTATTTCTACTTGTCGTGGCAGGCCGCGTTGCGTGTTTATATAGATGGAACAACCCCATCGATGGCATGTAAAATATTGGGTTCGTTACAATGCCTAAGCATCAAGAAGCTACAAATAAAGATATGTTCGGTTAGGCTTTATCGCAACCTGAACCAAGATACAGAAGTGATTCTAGAAGATTGTATCTAACATGTTGTACTTGGCCCGGAGATAATCCACTACAAGTACAATCGTCGAACCACCAGATCTTTAATAGAACGCGAAGCATGACTTTAAGATGGATTTTTTGCCACCTCACTATAAACAAGTTATCACCGtgttttagagcatctccaacatgtCACCAATAATCCATTGCTGGTGTTAAAAGTAAAGAATAATAATATATTCCAGTTACAATTTTGAATTATCAAGGGAGATGTTGTTGATCCCCAATACATTCACCCCGGGTATGTCCTTGACATACATATCCAGCATGCATTGGGCCAAAAAAATTCCCTCTCCCCCCTTCTTTCACCTGCCAAGCTTGCGCGACATGTTGAGGTAGCTTTAGAGGTGCGGCCGAGCACCGGGCTGAGTGGCGTAGAAGGTGGCTCGAGCGGCACAGTGGAGCTTGAGGTCGTGCTCAAGCGAAGTAACTGAGCTCAAGCTCAAGTTGGGCGCCACGACGAGGTAGCTCGAGACCGAGTTGTGCGATAGGTCGGCACGGGGTAAGTGATGGAGCGGAATCGTCTGATGTACTGCCCATGGCGTGTGGGACCGGGTCCACATGCCAGTGTGCCAACAACACATCAGGGGAGCCGCTCCGTAAGTGACATGACGGAGGTGCATGCGCAGTGACAAGACGAAGTGGGTGGGCCTGCTCGGCAGTGGGTATACGGGGAGCCGGAGTGTCATGGCTGTGGTAACGGCCTGGTAGTCGCGAGAGGTGGGAAAGGGGGTTGCTGTGTTCTTGGGGAGAAAAAAAGTTGTAGGAGTGAGTATATTTTATCCAACTTCTTTATCGCATTTTTATTTTTATATATCCAACATTTCTATTAGGACAACGCTAACGCGCACGTGTGGTGGGAGCGAAACCCGCCCACTCGCTCTATAACACATAGACTGTGCCACGTCACAGCATGCATGCAGGtgagaatctttttggattttcaattgttaaaatgttttatctcttaaatgaaaaatctgattgaagatccgttttcaccattaaatccttCACGACGAGCTCTTCCAAACTAGATCTcgtatcaatatatttcgacgaatttttttgggTTAAATGTTGctatgtctattgcacatgaattgccatggtgtttacactgaagttgtcatgatatgtttcagttattttcttctacatttaaaagtaaattttgacatttataaaacggggaattaagaaactagacttgcatgaactataaactaaaattgccatgatatatacacttaaaattgtcatggttcataaaaataataattttcatggtcaaattACTGGAGTtaccatcatcaaaatactaaaattgtcaTGCTTTACAAATTGAAACTGCCGCatgacaactttagtttaagcactatggcaactacagtatAAACATTATGGCAACTATTGAGAAAAAAAAATTATccaaacatatcaacatggggtctagttttgaagatctcgtcgaggcggatttaatgatgaaaacgggttttaatttaattttttaattaagagataaaacatttttaagcccaaaacaaaaaaaaaatcatgttatGTCATCTGTTCACATGTGGCAAAATGAATGCTAAAGGAGACGTGTGAATGATGTGCAAGATGCCACACGGGTGGGCGTTAGTTTTTTCCTTCTATTATTAGATAATTTATTTGAAAAGAGGAGCGGGTAGAGATGCTCACTAGAAGAAAATGTCGCGAACAAACATGCCAGTTTATTTTATTTCCGTCAGACATAAGACGCGCGACCAGCTAGCTGCGCGCGGCCGGTCCTATAATCAAGCGACGCGGCGGCAGAGCGTGATGCCATCGGCGATAGGGAGCTGCACGGGGTCGACGCGCGTGTCGGCGGCGATCATGGCGTTGAACCCCCTGATGGAGTCCCGTTTCTTGCGGTCCTCCTCCGTGAGCGGCGTTTCGTCGGGCATGGCCACGGTGCCGCCCCAGAGCGTGTTGTCGTAGGCGAGGACGCCGCCGACGCGCACCAGCCGCAGCAGCTGCTCGTGGTAGTTGCCGTAGTTGTACTTGTCGGCATCCACGAAGGCGAAGTCGAAGCTCCCCTCGTCCTCGTCGGCGATGAGCCTGTCGAGGATCGGGCCAGCGGGGCCCTCGCGGAAGTCGACCTTGTGCGCGACGCCGGCCTTCTTGATGACGGGGAGGCCGAGCTCGAAGTACTCCCTGCTTACGTCGATGGCGACGATCCTGCCGTCGTCCGGGATGGCGAGCGCCGTGGCGAGGACCGAGCAGCCGGTGTAGACCCCCACCTCGATGGTCCTCTTGGCGCCCATCACCTTGAGCAGCAGTGACAGCACCTGCCCCTCGTCCGGCGGCGACGACATGAACCCGCTGCAACCAGAACAAACAAACGTCCCCAGTTAACTCACCGGGATCTGCAATCCTTCTGGAATACGTACATACCATAATCTGCAATTCTcgagggaggggagaaggaagcGGAACCGCGTACAAGATGTGCTCGCTGGTGATCTGTCGGAGCTCGCGCATGAACTCGTTCTCCCGCGGGTACACCATCGTCTTCAGCATGTACTGCAAAAACAGAAGCAACACACGCTCAGTCAGCAGATAAAATTCAGGGACGAGCGCGTGGAAGACACATGGAGTGACGGTTGGCGTACGTCGTAGAGGTCGTCGCTCTTGAGGAGGGTCTTGGTGGTCTCGCTGCTGTGGACGTCCCTGACCTCGCCGGCGCTCCCGTTGGAAGCCATGTCTATGAACGAGCGaaatgcgcgcgcgcacacacacacaccgactAAAAAAAGAAGAGGAGTAAAGCCGGAGATGCTGCGGCGCTGCCGAGCACGGCCATTATTTATGCTAGGGTGCGCTTGGGTGACGCGTGACGACCAGGGTGAGTGGCGCCGTGACGGTGCCGGGTGCGGGGCAGCTGGGGGTGACGCAGAGAATCTGGATCGTTTAGCAACGCGACGCGATGCGATGCAGTGGTGTCATCGACTCGCTACGCAACCAACGCCAGCCGTGCTGGTGCTCCCATGCCAAGCGTGTGTGCGGACAATTGCATTGCAGTTATCCTTATCCAGGTGGGCACCTTTGTTTTACTTGGGCCTGCAAACTGGTGGATTTGTCTCCTATCGGCGGCGGAATGGCCTGCCGGATGGGCCGCGTGTGATCTGATCTATAGCCTCACCCACATGGCCGGGCTCCCTTCCTGGTGCTTGCTGTTCCTTGCTTGAGATGGCAACTGCGGGAGGTGCTCTAATAATGGAGTTCGGATACACACAAAAACAGAAGATATCTTCAAGATGACTGTTGCTTGCTTGACCGGCTAACTTTGTGCCAGGAGGTTTACCAAAAGTGCCTGCTCGCATGTGGAGGGAAATCCAAATTACAATCGGGCGAAACAACATTTTGCGGCTCAATGAAGCACATTCCCTTTCTAGGCAAGGTTCGGTGGCAATTGCTAGCAGCTGGAGGTTGCCAGTAAATAACAGTGTAAGGCCCAGTTTTTTTTCGAGAATCTAGGGATTCTTTCAAAATTCGATCCCTACCTGGCTTGTTCCATAATcttgtaaaacaaatggggcttAAAAATTCTGAAAGAAGCTGGGTAGTGGTCggattctggcaaaagaactgggcctaaaACTAGGAGTTGAAAGGATATATCAATACTCCCTCAATCTCAATATAAATGATGTGGAGTATATGGCTAACAAACTCTgctagttttttttagaaaagggggagaaccccggcctctgcatcagagcaaTGCATACGGCCACCTTTATTAAAAAGCAAATAAGTTCAGCATAGGTCTTGAAGTCTCAAACAAACGAACCAAAAAAAAAGCTCACAAAGAGTAGAAAGGTAAAaggaaagccacaaccggctggcaaaagaaAGGTAGgaaaactaatcgcctatcctattacatgacccccatccaaaccggttgaatatagcccgagctaccatctcccatcggatagatccagtaaccaaacgctccctggcctccgtctgagtgagtagcgaccacatacggatcaacgcagtggctcggaagataacctacaaaaaatgagtatttgttgttctgttaaaaaccaaatcattcctgcagttctagactgcccataataaagcactacccctacacgaatgtgtctcgctgtttcggAATCTATCCCGTCAAGCCACGTCCAAATAACGTATTGATATTATTcagaggagtaatattaaaagcaatatgaacAGTCCGCCATAAAATTTTCACCATCGGACAGTCAAGTAAGAGGTGTTTGATGGTCCCGTCCCggtcacaaaaactacatcttgtAGAACCAATCCAATTGCGTTTTGTCAAgttgtccttagttaaaatgacttgtttgtgtacaaaccacataaacactttaactctCGAAGGCACTTTGACATTCCAAACATGTTTCGAACTAGGAATAGAGCTAGAGTTGATaacatccagatacatggatttaaccTTAAACTCTCCATTCCTGGTTAGCTTCCAGCACAACTGGTCTGGACGTTGAGAAAGCTGCACATCCATCAGTCTTCTCACCAGATGGAGTCAGGCTTCCCAACGGGCTCCGGCAAGTGTTCTCCTGAAGTGAATATTGACAGGAGTGGACTGAAGCACGGTTGCAACAAAAGCGTTTCTTCGTTGAACAATGCTTTAAAGGGAAGGATGTTGAAGCGCGAGGGGTgtttcccctagccatgtatcctcccagaatctcgtagaGGTACCATTTCCGACTAGAAACTTTGTCCCGTTGAAAAAGACTGATTtaactctcatcagtcctttccaaaaaggcgagtccgtcggcctcactgtcacctggaataaagttttggaatgaaggtacttattacgcagaataTGCGCCCATGTGGCCTCCGACTCTACAGATAGCTtatacagccacttgctgagaaaACATCTGTTCTTAACCTCAAGATATTcgatacctagacccccttggtctttcggtcgacaaataatatcccatttagcgagtctatactttcttttcaggtcatcactctgccagaagaagtgggatcgatagaaatccagtcttttctgaactccaactggtacctcgaaaaaagacaagagaaacataggcatgctcgtgagtaccgaattaatgagaattaatCGGCCCCCATACgacatcagcttgcccttccagcaactcagtttcttttcaaatcgatccTCAATACACTTCCACTCTCTATTTTTTTagcttatgatggtgaattggtatacccaaatacgtgaaaggtaaagcccccagTTCACACCCGAACAATTGCTTGTACGcctcttgttcctctttggctcttccaaagcagaacaattcgcttttatgtaagttaatctttaacccggtcaattgttcgaataagcatagcaccggcttcatgtttctcgcttttgccaagtcatgatCCATGAAGAATATAGTATCATCGGCGTACAGTAGGATAGACACCCCTCCAGCAACTAGATGAGGTATCAGGCCACCTACTTGACCAACATCCTTTGCCCTTCCTATTAGAATTGTCAACATGTCGACTAaaatgttgaacagaataggtgacattggatctccttgtctcaggcccttatgtgttTGGATGtagtgacctatgtcgtcattcactttgaTTCTAACACTCCCTTTTTGCATGAAAGATTCAACATGGTGTCTCCAGGCCTGATCAAAACCTTTCATGCGCAAGGCCTGTTGCagaaatggccatttgactttatcgtatgctttttcgaaatccactttgaaaacaaccccgtCTAGTTTTTTCGTATGGATTTCATGGAgcatttcatgaaggaccacaacctcTTCTAGGTtttttctgtccggcatgaaagaaGTTTGGGTCGGATGCACCATAGAGTGCGCAATATGTGTGAgtctattagtcccaaccttggtaaattttttgaaactaacgttaagaagacagataggcctgaactgct
This genomic window contains:
- the LOC123159214 gene encoding tricin synthase 2; this translates as MASNGSAGEVRDVHSSETTKTLLKSDDLYDYMLKTMVYPRENEFMRELRQITSEHIFGFMSSPPDEGQVLSLLLKVMGAKRTIEVGVYTGCSVLATALAIPDDGRIVAIDVSREYFELGLPVIKKAGVAHKVDFREGPAGPILDRLIADEDEGSFDFAFVDADKYNYGNYHEQLLRLVRVGGVLAYDNTLWGGTVAMPDETPLTEEDRKKRDSIRGFNAMIAADTRVDPVQLPIADGITLCRRVA